A stretch of DNA from Nonlabens ponticola:
GCTATCAACGCTTTCAAGTGTCTCATTGTAATAGGCAGCGGCAAGTGTGTCCTGACCTTGCAAGGTCAAATTATAACCACGCAATAAAGGGAAAATCGTTTTTGCACGCACAAATTTTTCACCTGCATCCAGTAAACTATCAACAATCGTGTAGTTCTCGAGTTGCTGTTGCATCTCGACCATGCGTTTCAAGAAGTTGATGTTTCTCTTATTCTTTTGGTACGCCTTGCTGTAAATAGCATAGGCTTTGTCGTATTCACCTTGATCTGCATAGTTTTCTGCCAGCTGCAAGTTTTGCCCTGCGAGTGTGTAGCTGGTTGCCAGAAATAATACGATCAACAAGTACTTCATGTATGCTAGTCTATTTTATCAAAGCCGCAATATGGTTTTAGAACCTCAGGAATGTGAATGGAGTTCTCATCCTGATAGTTTTCTAGTATCGCTGCGAGTATGCGAGGTAACGCCAATGCACTACCGTTGAGCGTATGAGCTAATTCTGTGCCATTATCACCATTCCTATAACGCAGCTTGAGCCTGTTTGCTTGGAACGTTTTAAAATTAGAAACGCTACTCACTTCCAGCCATTTTTCTTGTGCTGCGCTGTAAACCTCAAAGTCATAGGTTAGAGTAGAAGTAAAGCCCAAATCGCCACCGCATAATCTCAATATGCGATAGGGCAATTTTAATTCTTCCAAAATTCCCTTGACGTGTACAACCATTGCATCAAGAGCACCATCACTTTTATCCGGATGCTCGATACGCAGTATTTCTACTTTGTCAAATTGGTGTAGCCTATTAAGTCCGCGTACATCGCTACCATAACTACCAGCCTCACGACGGAAACATGGTGTGTAACCTGTCATCGCGATAGGCAGTGCTTTTTCTTCTAGCAAATCGCCACGATATAAGTTGGTGATAGGAACTTCGGCAGTTGGAATCAAGTATAGATCCTCATTGCCTATGTGATACATCTGACCTTCTTTATCTGGTAGTTGACCAGTACCGTAACCACTCGCTTCATTCACCACATGAGGAACCTGCATTTCTTTATAACCAGCGCGAGTATTATAATCTAAAAAATAGTTGATCAAAGCTCGCTGCAAT
This window harbors:
- the serS gene encoding serine--tRNA ligase translates to MLQIAAIREHKDEFAKALTKRNIDAIPMLEEALLHDENRRSLQAQLDETLAESNKLSKQIGELYKSGKANEANALKETTGALKAKSKDLSDQLNEASSRLQDVLFTIPNIPQESVPAGNSDEDNEVVSEHGEKPSLDDNALPHWELAKKYDIIDFELGNKITGAGFPVYKDKGARLQRALINYFLDYNTRAGYKEMQVPHVVNEASGYGTGQLPDKEGQMYHIGNEDLYLIPTAEVPITNLYRGDLLEEKALPIAMTGYTPCFRREAGSYGSDVRGLNRLHQFDKVEILRIEHPDKSDGALDAMVVHVKGILEELKLPYRILRLCGGDLGFTSTLTYDFEVYSAAQEKWLEVSSVSNFKTFQANRLKLRYRNGDNGTELAHTLNGSALALPRILAAILENYQDENSIHIPEVLKPYCGFDKID